A DNA window from Molothrus ater isolate BHLD 08-10-18 breed brown headed cowbird chromosome 2, BPBGC_Mater_1.1, whole genome shotgun sequence contains the following coding sequences:
- the SCNN1A gene encoding amiloride-sensitive sodium channel subunit alpha gives MPEGEKMRQYKQEEEQQQKEEEREGLIEFYSSYQELFQFFCSNTTIHGAIRLVCSKKNKMKTAFWSVLFFLTFGLMYWQFGILYREYFSYPVNLNLNLNSDRLTFPAVTLCTLNPYRYSAIRKQLDKLDEITHQTLLDLYDYNMSLPQRDWSTSSSQRRSSRSLLHHIQRHPLRRQKRDNLVNLPENSPSVDKNDWKIGFVLCNENNDCFHQAYSSGVDAVREWYSFHYINILAQVPDAKALDESDFENFIYACRFNEATCDKANYTHFHHPLYGNCYTFNDNSSSVWTSSMPGINNGLSLVVRTEQNDFIPLLSTVTGARVMVHDQNEPAFMDDGGFNVRPGIETSISMRKEMTERLGGSYSDCTEDGSDVPVQNLYSSRYTEQVCIRSCFQLNMVERCGCAYYFYPLPSRAEYCDYTKHKAWGYCYYKLLAEFKADVLGCFHKCRKPCKMTEYQLSAGYSHWPSAVSEDWVFYMLSQQNKYNITSKRNGVAKVNIFFKEWNYKTNGESPAFTVVTLLSQLGNQWSLWFGSSVLSVMELAELVLDFIAITFILGFRWFRSRQKLPAAVPPLNSQDNAAFQDEAPALRAPHRFTVEAVVTTLPSYNSLEPRGPSRDGEEGHE, from the exons ATGccagaaggggagaaaatgaGACAATATAAGCAAGAAGAGGAGCAGCAACAGAAAGAAGAGGAGCGGGAGGGTCTCATCGAATTCTACAGTTCCTACCAGGAGCTATTCCAGTTCTTCTGCAGCAACACAACCATCCACGGGGCTATCCGCCTGGTGTGCTCCAAAAAGAATAAGATGAAGACAGCCTTCTGGTCCgtcctcttcttcctcacctTCGGCTTAATGTACTGGCAGTTCGGGATCCTCTACAGGGAGTACTTCAGCTACCCTGTCAACCTCAACCTCAACCTGAACTCCGACAGGCTGACTTTCCCGGCCGTGACGCTGTGCACCCTCAATCCGTACAG ATACAGCGCCATCCGAAAGCAGCTGGATAAGCTGGACGAAATCACCCACCAGACACTGCTAGACCTCTATGACTACAACATGTCTCTGCCACAGAGAGACTGGTCCACGTCGTCCTCACAAAGGCGTAGCTCAAGGAGCCTGCTCCATCACATCCAGCGCCATCCTCTGCGGAGGCAGAAGCGGGACAACTTAGTCAACCTGCCAGAGAACAGTCCCTCAGTGGACAAGAATGACTGGAAAATTGGCTTTGTTCTG TGCAATGAAAACAACGACTGTTTCCACCAGGCATACTCCTCGGGAGTGGATGCCGTGCGGGAATGGTACAGCTTTCACTACATCAATATCCTGGCACAGGTGCCTGATGCAAAAGCCCTGGACGAGTCTGACTTTGAGAATTTCATCTATGCTTGTCGCTTCAACGAGGCAACCTGTGACAAGGC GAACTATACTCACTTCCACCATCCCTTGTATGGCAACTGCTATACCTTTAATGACAACAGCAGCAGCGTATGGACATCCTCGATGCCTGGGATCAATAATG GTCTCTCCCTGGTGGTACGCACCGAACAGAACGATTTCATCCCTCTGCTGTCCACGGTGACAGGAGCCAGGGTCATGGTCCATGATCAGAATGAGCCAGCCTTCATGGATGATGGGGGCTTCAACGTTCGTCCTGGCATCGAGACCTCCATCAGCATGAGAAAG GAGATGACCGAGCGCCTTGGGGGCAGTTACAGCGACTGCACAGAGGATGGCAGTGACGTGCCAGTGCAAAACCTGTACTCATCCCGCTACACCGAGCAG GTCTGCATTCGCTCCTGCTTCCAGCTCAACATGGTAGAGCGCTGTGGCTGTGCATATTACTTCTatcccctgcccagcagagcagagtaCTGTGACTACACAAAGCACAAGGCCTGGG GCTACTGCTATTACAAACTCCTGGCTGAATTCAAAGCTGACGTGCTGGGCTGTTTCCACAAGTGTCGGAAACCTTGCAA AATGACAGAATACCAGCTGTCAGCTGGATACTCCCACTGGCCTTCTGCTGTCTCAGAG GACTGGGTTTTCTACATGCTTTCACAACAGAACAAATACAATATCACATCCAAGAG GAACGGAGTTGCCAAAGTGAATATCTTTTTTAAGGAGTGGAACTACAAGACCAATGGGGAGTCTCCAGCCTTCACG GTTGTGactctgctgtcccagcttGGGAACCAGTGGAGTCTCTGGTTTGGATCCTCTGTCCTGTCTGTGATGGAGCTTGCAGAGCTGGTTCTGGATTTCATTGCCATCACCTTTATCCTGGGTTTCCGCTGGTTCCGCTCCCGGCAGAAGCTGCCTGCCGCGGTGCCCCCCCTGAACAGCCAGGATAACGCCGCTTTCCAAGACGAGGCACCGGCGCTCCGTGCTCCTCATCGCTTCACCGTGGAGGCTGTAGTGACCACGCTGCCCTCCTACAACAGCCTGGAACCACGTGGGCcaagcagggatggggaggagggacACGAGTga
- the VAMP1 gene encoding vesicle-associated membrane protein 1 isoform X1, which translates to MSDPAQQPAPGAPEGGAPEGGAPEGAAPGGGPPGAPPNLTSNRRLQQTQAQVQEVVDIMCVNVDKVLQRDEKLSELDDRADALQAGASVFESSAAKLKRKYWWKNCKMMIMMGVIGALVVVVIASKYEKPQAQR; encoded by the exons AT GTCTGACCCGGCTCAGCAGCCTGCTCCCGGCGCTCCCGAAGGAGGAGCTCCCGAAGGAGGCGCTCCCGAGGGGGCAGCCCCCGGCGGGGGTCCCCCCGGGGCTCCCCCCAACCTGACCAGCAATCGCCGCCTGCAGCAGACGCAGGCACAAGTGCAGGAG GTGGTTGATATAATGTGTGTAAACGTAGACAAGGTGCTGCAGCGAGACGAGAAGCTGTCAGAGCTGGATGACCGGGCAGATGCGCTGCAGGCCGGCGCCTCAGTGTTTGAAAGCAGTGCAGCCAAACTCAAAAGGAAGTACTGGTGGAAGAACTGCAAG ATGATGATCATGATGGGAGTGATTGGTGCCCTTGTGGTGGTGGTGATTGCAAGTAAGTACGAAAAACCTCAGGCTCAAAGGTGA
- the MRPL51 gene encoding LOW QUALITY PROTEIN: 39S ribosomal protein L51, mitochondrial (The sequence of the model RefSeq protein was modified relative to this genomic sequence to represent the inferred CDS: deleted 1 base in 1 codon), protein MAAAAAAHLLRAAGRALLGRATPLPCAERGFSDCGGARWAPARPGLPVPLSSPLAGLSRPIRIKEPPKRKPVDRWTKKRALFGVYDNVGILGGFQIHPKNLIMGPTWLRGWRGNELQRCLRKKRMVGDRMFAEDYHKLNKRIRYLYKRFNRTGKHR, encoded by the exons atggcggcggcggcagcagcgcaCCTGCTGCGGGCGGCA GGCCGGGCCCTGCTGGGCCGTGCCACTCCCCTGCCCTGCGCCGAGCGAGGCTTTAGCGACTGCGGCGGGGCGCGCTGGGCCCCCGCGCGGCCCGGCCTCCCCGTGCCGCTGTCCTcgcccctggcagggctctccCGGCCCATCCGCATCAAGGAGCCGCCCAAGCGCAAGCCGGTAGATCGGTGGACGAAGAAGCGGGCCTTGTTCGGGGTGTATGATAACGTGGGGATCTTGG GCGGCTTCCAGATCCACCCGAAGAATCTCATCATGGGGCCCACCTGGCTGCGAGGCTGGCGGGGGAATGAGCTGCAGAGGTGCCTCCGCAAGAAGCGGATGGTGGGCGATCGGATGTTTGCAGAGGACTATCACAAACTCAACAAGAGGATCCGCTACTTGTACAAGCGCTTCAATCGCACCGGAAAGCACCGCTAG
- the VAMP1 gene encoding vesicle-associated membrane protein 1 isoform X2, with protein sequence MSDPAQQPAPGAPEGGAPEGGAPEGAAPGGGPPGAPPNLTSNRRLQQTQAQVQEVVDIMCVNVDKVLQRDEKLSELDDRADALQAGASVFESSAAKLKRKYWWKNCKMMIMMGVIGALVVVVIAIYFFT encoded by the exons AT GTCTGACCCGGCTCAGCAGCCTGCTCCCGGCGCTCCCGAAGGAGGAGCTCCCGAAGGAGGCGCTCCCGAGGGGGCAGCCCCCGGCGGGGGTCCCCCCGGGGCTCCCCCCAACCTGACCAGCAATCGCCGCCTGCAGCAGACGCAGGCACAAGTGCAGGAG GTGGTTGATATAATGTGTGTAAACGTAGACAAGGTGCTGCAGCGAGACGAGAAGCTGTCAGAGCTGGATGACCGGGCAGATGCGCTGCAGGCCGGCGCCTCAGTGTTTGAAAGCAGTGCAGCCAAACTCAAAAGGAAGTACTGGTGGAAGAACTGCAAG ATGATGATCATGATGGGAGTGATTGGTGCCCTTGTGGTGGTGGTGATTGCAA TCTACTTTTTTACTTAA